TTGCGTATCTTTTCAAGCACGTCGTGCATAGCCAACGGTTTGGGGATGAAGTCGAACTCCTTCTCTTCGAGGCCCTTGCTGAGCACGATGTCCCTCATGTGTCCGCTCGTAAAAAGGACCCTGACGTCGGGGTTGATCTTTTTTATCTCTTCGTAGGCTTCCCAACCGTTCTTCCGGGGCATGACCGTATCAAGGATGATGAGGTCTACGAGATAAAATTGCCTGAATTTCTCTACCGCATCCTGGCCATCATACGCAGTTATTACCTTATACCCGTGCGTCTTGAGAACATTATCCATATAGCCGCGCACGCCTTCGTCATCCTCGGCCACAAGGATTGTCTCGCTCCCCGTAATGCCGACAGCCGGTTCATCGTGCATGTCTCTGACCTTTTCCGGTATACCGGGAAGATGGATGCTGAAAGTGGTGCCGTGACCTGGGCTCGCTATCCACCGGTATGTACCCTGCATGCTGCTTTGCGATGCTGTACACGATCGCTTTCCGGTGAATTTCAGATTCTGACAGCGTATGCCCTGGGGCACTCCCGTATCTTGCGGTTCGCAGCCTCAATGGTATCATTGAATGCCTCCTGAAGTACCTTTTCCCGCGTAGATTCCAGCACTTCCTGCATGGCGCCGATGAGCGATGCCCCCCTCAATCCGGGATAGTTCTTTATTTTCGGTATAAGGGCGCGCAGCGCGGCTGCCGCAGCGACCCTGGTCTTGATTTCTAAGTCCTCGTTAAGCGCGATCTGGCAGATCGCATCGATGAGCACATTCTTGGGATCCGGGATGTC
This sequence is a window from Syntrophorhabdaceae bacterium. Protein-coding genes within it:
- a CDS encoding response regulator yields the protein MQGTYRWIASPGHGTTFSIHLPGIPEKVRDMHDEPAVGITGSETILVAEDDEGVRGYMDNVLKTHGYKVITAYDGQDAVEKFRQFYLVDLIILDTVMPRKNGWEAYEEIKKINPDVRVLFTSGHMRDIVLSKGLEEKEFDFIPKPLAMHDVLEKIR